From the Exiguobacterium marinum DSM 16307 genome, the window ATAGATAAACTATCACTGCCAGTGAGCCTTTACGTGCCCCGAACACACCGGCGATTGTCATGATGGCAAGTGTTTGAAGCGTGATGGGAACCGGTCCGATCGGTATTTCAATAAATCCGACACTCGCGATGAGTGCAGCTCCAAAAGCGATTTGTGTCATGTCTTGAATCTTCATATGTAAACCCCTTTCAAGTTAACGTTAACATAATAAAAGTTAACATCTTAGAAAGAGGTTAGCAAGAATTTTTTTGACAAAAATAAATTTGTAAAAATGAGGCTGGGACATAACCCAGTAGATTTATAAGAAAGAGGCCCCCGTGAGCGACTTGTTCGCTCGCGGGGGCCTCTTGTCATTTTTATGGGTTCGTGCACGCATTTCGGACTAAACAGATAGGGGCGACCTCTGATAAAGTTAAAGTGACCAAACCATAACTTTGGAGGTGCCCCTATGTACAAAGAGTATACCATGAACCAATTGGTTTTGCCCCTAGATTTAGAAGTCCGGCTGCAGGAAAACGATATCGCCTTCGCCGTCCATGACCTCGTCGAACAGATCCCGGACGAGGCATTCGAACCGTTCTGGCGAACGACGGGCTGCCCGGCCTATCACCCGCGCATGATGATGAAAATCGTCCTCTGCGCCTACACACAGTCCGCGTTCTCAGGACGAAAGATCGAGGGCCTTCTCAAGGACAGCCTACGGATGATGTGGCTCGCCCAGGGCCACGAGCCGAGTTATCGGACGATCAACCGTTTCCGTGTCCATCCGGCCGTGTCCCCGATCCTGAAGGAGGCTTTCGTCGCCTTCCGGTGCCATCTCGTCGAGACCGGCGCAATCGATGAGGAGGCGATCTTCATCGACGGCACGAAAATCGAGGCGAACGCCAACCGCTACACCTTCGTCTGGCGCAGGGCGGTCGAAAAACACCACGCCGCGCTCGTCGAGAAGTCGAACCAGATGTACGACGAGCTGATGGCCGACCAGGTCATCCCTGAGATCGAACGGGAGAGCCCGGACGCGCTCACGGCCCAAGAGCTGGAACAAATCGCAGCGCGACTCGAGGAAACGATCGAGTCCATCAACGAGGAGATCAGCTCAACGACGGACGTCGAGGAACGGAAACGATTGCGTGCGGAACGTAAGAAGCCCCGCCATCTCCGCAAACAGGCTGCCGACTTCGCGGCCCGGAAACGTCGATACGAGGAACACATGGCCACCTTCGGCACACGCAACAGCTATTCGAAGACCGACCGTGACGCGACGTTCATGCGGATGAAAGAGGATCACATGAAGAACGGTCAACTGAAACCTGGCTACAACGTCCAAATCGCAACCGAAGGTCAGTACACGCTCGCCTATGACGTCTATCCGAACCCGACCGACACGAAAACGTTGATCCCGTTCCTCGACGAGATCGAAACCTTCCTCGACCTGCCCGCCTACATCGTCGCCGATGCCGGGTACGGGAGCCAACAGAACTACACGGACATCCTCGAGCGCCGAGGGCGCCAACCTTTGATCCCGCACACGATGTACCGGAAG encodes:
- a CDS encoding IS1182 family transposase codes for the protein MYKEYTMNQLVLPLDLEVRLQENDIAFAVHDLVEQIPDEAFEPFWRTTGCPAYHPRMMMKIVLCAYTQSAFSGRKIEGLLKDSLRMMWLAQGHEPSYRTINRFRVHPAVSPILKEAFVAFRCHLVETGAIDEEAIFIDGTKIEANANRYTFVWRRAVEKHHAALVEKSNQMYDELMADQVIPEIERESPDALTAQELEQIAARLEETIESINEEISSTTDVEERKRLRAERKKPRHLRKQAADFAARKRRYEEHMATFGTRNSYSKTDRDATFMRMKEDHMKNGQLKPGYNVQIATEGQYTLAYDVYPNPTDTKTLIPFLDEIETFLDLPAYIVADAGYGSQQNYTDILERRGRQPLIPHTMYRKEQKKKWRDDPFNLANWAYDEGTDTFTCPDGRKLPFSHESHRTDRDGFIRDFRVYACESCVDCPFRELCTKAEEGRHRQVSVNGTWEEQKNMTRTLLSDEKTGAVYARRKTDVEPVFGYLKANLGFTRFSVRGKQRVKCELGFALMAVNLRKFIANGIGGSTKKGSGHRKSVTGPLFLSKSLKPASYVPASFFVKVHFDLELSDMLLYQHRFHP